One stretch of Sardina pilchardus chromosome 17, fSarPil1.1, whole genome shotgun sequence DNA includes these proteins:
- the slc26a4 gene encoding pendrin, translating into MNNMNQESVMDPDLPEKRYSISRPIYSAPSFEVAGERQERLEEDSLSERLHKSCGCSSKGSLRLLKKCLPIIDWVSRYPIKEWLLSDVISGVSTGLVCSLQGMAYALLVSVAPVYGLYSAFFPILTYFLLGTSRHISVGPFPVTCLMVGSVVLSQVPGGPSVLAGNVTQPNGTEEEDLEGRRIMVASTMTVVVGLFQVAMGLLQVGFLVRYLSDPLVGGFTTAAALHVFVSQIKIVLSVPTGSHNGPFSIFKTLIDVFTNIHLTNVADLVAGLLTIATVMAVKEVNAKFQHKIPVPIPIEVLVTVVAAGISYAVDLDSRYGASIVRSIPRGFVAPQAPNSELFLDILGSSFSTAVVGYAVAVSVAKVYAAKHDYTIDGNQELLAFGVSNILCGFFSSFVASTALSRTAVQESTGGKSQVAGIISAVLVMVVILALGNLLEPLQKSVLAGIVIANLKGMFLQVTEVPSLWRQNRPDCYIWIGTCLACVVLGLDVGLLAGLVFEMATVVIRTQFPSCSSLGHIPGSDIYRNMRDYKNIAEVPGIKIFKCNSPIYFANIDYFKERLRDTVGFDAVKVFKKRNKALKKIHKLIKKGKLKTSEDGIVSVVSLGVDNEAFESEPRDVGSVDVRVDWTSDLPVSVSVPQVLIHSLVLDFSAVAFLDVVAAKSLRLVIKEFLRIGVTVYIAGCDDDLIRRMESLALFDDVVTRDLLFLSVHDAILFIKLEEASKDTPNPIIDKDNKEPLPFTEEEDLIETYDNQPRAIHELSN; encoded by the exons ATGAACAA TATGAATCAAGAGTCTGTCATGGATCCTGACCTACCAGAGAAGCGGTACTCCATCTCGCGGCCGATCTACTCCGCTCCGAGCTTCGAGGTAGCCGGGGAACGTCAGGAACGCCTGGAAGAGGACAGCCTGTCGGAGAGGCTGCACAAATCCTGTGG ATGTTCAAGCAAGGGCTCTCTTCGGCTGCTAAAAAAGTGTTTACCAATTATAGACTGGGTCTCAAGATATCCAATCAAAGAATGGCTCCTCAGTGATGTCATCTCTGGAGTAAGCACAGGATTAGTTTGCAGTTTACAGG GTATGGCATATGCACTGCTGGTGTCGGTGGCTCCAGTGTATGGACTCTACTCTGCTTTCTTTCCGATTCTCACATACTTTCTGCTTGGTACTTCCAGGCATATCTCTGTAG GTCCCTTCCCTGTGACGTGTCTGATGGTGGGGTCCGTGGTGCTGAGCCAGGTCCCCGGCGGCCCATCGGTCCTGGCTGGGAACGTCACACAGCCCAATggcacggaggaggaggacctgGAGGGCAGGAGGATCATGGTGGCCTCCACGATGACCGTGGTGGTTGGCCTCTTTCAG GTGGCCATGGGGTTGCTGCAGGTGGGCTTCCTGGTGCGGTACCTGTCTGACCCTCTGGTAGGGGGATTCACCACGGCGGCAGCGCTGCACGTCTTCGTCTCGCAGATCAAGATCGTGCTCTCTGTTCCCACTGGCAGCCACAATGGCCCGTTCTCCATCTTCAAA ACACTCATCGACGTTTTCACCAACATTCATCTAACAAACGTCGCTGATCTTGTGGCTGGTTTGCTGACCATCGCCACGGTGATGGCTGTGAAAGAGGTCAACGCCAAATTCCAGCACAAGATACCCGTTCCAATCCCCATTGAAGTGTTGGTG aCAGTGGTTGCAGCAGGGATTTCTTATGCAGTGGACCTGGATTCACGTTACGGCGCCAGCATTGTCCGCAGTATCCCGCGGGG GTTTGTTGCACCCCAGGCCCCAAACTCAGAGCTGTTCCTGGACATTCTTGGGTCCAGCTTCTCCACTGCAGTGGTGGGGTATGCGGTGGCAGTGTCTGTGGCCAAGGTCTATGCTGCCAAACACGACTACACCATTGATGGCAATCAG GAGCTGCTGGCGTTTGGCGTGAGTAATATCCTGTGTGGATTCTTCTCCAGTTTCGTGGCCAGCACAGCCCTGTCCCGCACGGCAGTGCAAGAGAGCACTGGGGGGAAGAGCCAG GTGGCCGGCATCATCTCGGCGGTCCTGGTGATGGTCGTAATCCTGGCCCTGGGGAACCTTCTAGAACCACTGCAAAAG TCTGTGTTGGCGGGGATTGTGATCGCTAACCTGAAAGGAATGTTCCTCCAGGTCACTGAAGTTCCGTCACTGTGGAGACAGAACAGACCAGACTGT TACATCTGGATAGGCACCTGTCTGGCCTGTGTCGTCCTGGGTCTGGATGTGGGATTATTGGCAGGTCTGGTCTTTGAGATGGCCACTGTTGTCATTAGAACACAGTT TCCTTCCTGTTCATCCCTGGGACATATTCCTGGCTCTGACATCTACAGGAACATGAGGGACTATAAAAAT ATTGCAGAAGTTCCTGGGATAAAGATTTTCAAGTGCAACTCACCCATATATTTTGCCAACATCGATTACTTCAAAGAACGTCTTAGAGACACG GTGGGGTTTGATGCAGTGAAAGTGTTTAAGAAGAGGAACAAGGCACTTAAGAAAATCCACAAACTCATTAAAAAAGGAAAACTGAAGACATCAGAG GACGGCATCGTGTCTGTGGTGTCCCTGGGTGTGGACAATGAAGCTTTCGAAAGTGAGCCTCGGGATGTGGGGTCGGTGGATGTGAGAGTGGACTGGACTTCAGACCTGCCTGTCAGTGTGTCGGTCCCACAAGTTCTCATCCACAGCCTGGTGCTGGACTTCTCTGCAGTCGCCTTCCTGGACGTGGTGGCAGCGAAGTCCTTAAGACTG GTCATTAAAGAATTCCTACGAATAGGTGTCACCGTCTACATTGCTGGCTGTGATG ATGACTTAATCAGGAGAATGGAGAGTCTGGCGCTCTTTGATGATGTCGTGACCAGAGAcctgctcttcctctccgtGCATGATGCCATCCTCTTCATCAAACTGGAAGAGGCCAGTAAGGACACTCCAAATCCTATCATCGACAAG GACAATAAGGAGCCTTTGCCCTTCACTGAGGAAGAGGACCTGATAGAGACCTACGACAACCAGCCAAGG GCCATCCATGAGCTCTCCAACTAA